A genomic window from Lasioglossum baleicum chromosome 7, iyLasBale1, whole genome shotgun sequence includes:
- the LOC143210609 gene encoding G-protein coupled receptor 143, whose product MADPTIQTFCCHHSNRTDMAIVVMQDFNTDAYNIVCMVSSMIGILGAVYQILPREASNLPHRWQSFSSARGREIIMWLAIADLLASLGVFIRSALWMNFKSIMPMEDDTSSVVFCALSSAWTQYFYMATWIWTLCYAIDMKLLLGDRSGHPTCYHAFAWICPAILTTFGLAILYIPDANCHNLTSLSTAILRILPNYCATYVLLTIVMVVNPVLYFASTRDLETAVTCSLAQITGRERKLVQTIRLKFALTNVVYYVCWLPNLINGILLWTLWFQLPIKAIITLWYIMAVTNPLQAFFNALVYKRWGKREKFRLDCCQKIGSFNISQIIKRDSGIRLTESSPLLDPKFGCPPYTSINGSSSF is encoded by the exons ATGGCCGATCCAACGATACAAACGTTCTGTTGTCATCATTCAAATAGAACGGACATGGCAATCGTGGTCATGCAAGATTTCAACACCGATGCCTATAACATTGTGTGCATGGTCTCATCTATGATAGGGATCCTGGGTGCGGTGTATCAG ATACTACCAAGGGAAGCGTCTAATCTGCCTCATCGATGGCAAAGTTTTTCTTCTGCCAGGGGTCGAGAGATTATTATGTGGCTAGCCATTGCCGACCTGCTAGCCTCGTTGG GAGTTTTTATAAGGTCAGCACTTTGGATGAACTTCAAATCGATAATGCCTATGGAGGACGATACCTCCAGCGTTGTTTTCTGTGCGCTATCGTCG GCTTGGACACAGTACTTTTACATGGCGACGTGGATCTGGACTCTATGTTACGCCATAGACATGAAGTTACTGCTCGGAGATAGATCTGGACATCCCACCTGCTACCATGCGTTTGCGTGGATATGTCCTGCGATTCTTACCACATTCGGTTTAGCAATTTTATACATTCCAGATGCAAA CTGCCATAACTTGACGTCTCTATCCACTGCCATACTGCGCATACTGCCGAACTATTGTGCTACCTATGTATTATTGACAATAGTTATGGTCGTCAACCCTGTATTGTATTTCGCGTCGACGCGAGATCTTGAGACTGCGGTCACTTGCAGTCTGGCTCAGATAACAGGCAGGGAAAGGAAACTGGTGCAAACGATAAGGCTGAAGTTCGCGTTGACCAATGTAGTGTATTACGTGTGCTGGCTGCCGAATTTGATCAACGGAATTTTATTGTGGACCTTGTGGTTCCAACTGCCGATCAAAGCTATTATAACTTTGTGGTATATAATG GCTGTCACAAACCCTCTCCAAGCGTTCTTCAACGCGCTCGTGTACAAGAGATGGGGCAAAAGAGAAAAATTTCGATTGGATTGTTGCCAGAAGATAGGCAGCTTCAACATCAGCCAGATTATTAAAAGGGACTCTGGTATACGATTAACGGAATCGTCGCCGTTACTAGATCCAAAGTTCGGCTGCCCTCCCTATACGAGTATAAATGGATCGTCTTCGTTTTAA
- the LOC143210615 gene encoding ubiquitin-conjugating enzyme E2 T has protein sequence MQKSHRLKRELERLTKDPVEGICCYPKSDNLDQLTATIVGPCDSPYTGTIFELEINVPDEYPFEPPRVTFKTPVYHPNIDNKGRICLDLLNMPPKGSWKPTIGLKNLLDAVQCLLGNPNPDDPLMADIAEEYKFNKLEFDRKARKFIEKTTNKYLQP, from the coding sequence ATGCAAAAATCTCATCGATTAAAACGTGAACTTGAACGACTTACAAAAGACCCTGTAGAAGGAATATGCTGTTATCCAAAATCAGATAACTTAGACCAACTTACTGCAACAATTGTTGGACCTTGTGACAGTCCGTATACTGGAACTATTTTTGAATTAGAAATTAATGTACCCGATGAATATCCATTCGAACCTCCACGAGTTACTTTTAAAACACCTGTGTATCATCCGAACATTGATAACAAAGGTCGTATCTGTTTGGATTTATTAAATATGCCACCGAAAGGTAGCTGGAAACCTACTATCGGCTTGAAAAATCTTTTGGACGCTGTGCAGTGTCTCTTAGGAAATCCAAATCCTGATGATCCTTTAATGGCAGACATAGCAGAAGAATACAAGTTTAACAAACTGGAATTTGATAGAAAAGCAAGGAAGTTTATAGAGAAaacaacaaataaatatttgcagCCATAA